A region of the Deltaproteobacteria bacterium genome:
GCCCTGGCCGGCATTCCGGCCATGGCCGTGTCCGTGGATGATTACCATCCGGAAGAGCTCTCGGCCCAGGCCGGGTACGCGGTGTCCCTGCTGGCCCATGACTTGTGGACTGGCTTTCCGCGAAACTGCGTGTTGAATGTCAATTTTCCAGCTGGAAGATTGAGCGAGGCCAAGGGCCTCAAGGTCTGCCGCCAGACGCGCTCCACCTACCGTGATTGGTATGACGAGCGGAAAGACCCGCGCGGCAATCCGTATTATTGGCTGTGCGGCGTCATTCCCCCGGATCGGGTATCCGGCGACACGGACAGGGGCTATCTGAGCCAGGGCTACATCACGGTGACGCCCCTGGCCTTTGATCTGACTCATGCCGCGTTTTTGGAATCGTTGCGCGGATACCTGGAACCCACTACATAACCGATTTTTTGAAGGAGACGATCATGCCTTTGACCACACCCAAGGAAATGTTCACCCGGGCTTATGCCGAGGGTTTTGCCGTGGGCGGTTTCAATGTGAACAACATGGAGATCATCCAGGGCATCATGGCCGCCGGAAACGCGGAACAGTCCCCGCTGATCCTGCAGGTCTCCGCCGGCGCCCGCCGCTATGCCGGGCAGGGCTACATTATCAAGCTCATGGAGGCGGCCCTGGCCGAAAACGATCTGCCGGTCTGCCTGCATCTGGACCACGGCCAGACATTCGAAATCTGCAAGGAGGTCATCGACGGCGGCTTTTCCTCGGTCATGATCGACGGCTCGCACCTGTCCTTCGAGGACAACATCGCCCTGACCAAGCAAGTCGTGGCCTATGCCCATGACCGGGGCGTGTGGGTCGAGGCGGAGCTTGGCAAGCTGGCCGGCGTCGAGGATGACGTCAGCTCCGAGCACAGTGTCTACACCGATCCGGATCAGGCCGCGGAATTCGTCGGCAAGACCGGCTGCGATTCCCTGGCCATCGCCATCGGCACCAGCCACGGGGCCTACAAATTCACCGGCGAGGCCAAGCTCGATTTTGCCCGGCTGGAAAAGATCGCCGCGCTTTTGCCCGGATATCCCATCGTTCTGCACGGCGCGTCATCGGTGCCGCAGGAGTTCGTGGCCATGGCCAATCAGTACGGTGCCCAGATCGGCGGGGCCAAGGGCGTGCCCGAGGATCTGCTGCGCAAGGCCGCGGCCTCGGCCGTGTGCAAGATCAACATCGACACCGACATCCGTCTGGCCATGACCGCCACCATTCGCAAGTATCTGACCGAAAATCCAAGTCACTTCGACCCGCGCCAGTACTTGCAGGTGGCCCGGGACGCGGTGCGCGACATGGTCGCCCACAAGATCCGCAACGTGCTTGGCTCGTCCAATAAAATCTAAGCTCCAGGGAGAGAAAATGGCTGTGAAAATCGCGCTGAATGGATTTGGCCGCATCGGCCGCTACATGGCCCGGCTCTTGGCCGACGTCCAGGACATCGAACTGGTTTGCGTCAACGCGCGCGGCGACAACGCCCAGTTG
Encoded here:
- the fba gene encoding class II fructose-1,6-bisphosphate aldolase, coding for MPLTTPKEMFTRAYAEGFAVGGFNVNNMEIIQGIMAAGNAEQSPLILQVSAGARRYAGQGYIIKLMEAALAENDLPVCLHLDHGQTFEICKEVIDGGFSSVMIDGSHLSFEDNIALTKQVVAYAHDRGVWVEAELGKLAGVEDDVSSEHSVYTDPDQAAEFVGKTGCDSLAIAIGTSHGAYKFTGEAKLDFARLEKIAALLPGYPIVLHGASSVPQEFVAMANQYGAQIGGAKGVPEDLLRKAAASAVCKINIDTDIRLAMTATIRKYLTENPSHFDPRQYLQVARDAVRDMVAHKIRNVLGSSNKI
- the surE gene encoding 5'/3'-nucleotidase SurE, coding for MDILLTNDDGIRAIGLRALYDALIRAGHRVHVAAPMTEQSAVGHSVTLFSPLRVREVEERGFSGLGISGTPADCVKLALSHLLPKAPDVIMSGINAGANVGVDVLYSGTVSAATEGALAGIPAMAVSVDDYHPEELSAQAGYAVSLLAHDLWTGFPRNCVLNVNFPAGRLSEAKGLKVCRQTRSTYRDWYDERKDPRGNPYYWLCGVIPPDRVSGDTDRGYLSQGYITVTPLAFDLTHAAFLESLRGYLEPTT